A genomic window from Salvia miltiorrhiza cultivar Shanhuang (shh) chromosome 5, IMPLAD_Smil_shh, whole genome shotgun sequence includes:
- the LOC131024155 gene encoding probable pectinesterase 29, which yields MARFLLCALFTCTVVFVCNRFTNGIEDMPTINVDKSQNSSFSSIQAAIDSVPSNNKNWISISVSAGVYNEQVEIPSEKPFIYVKGEGMDRTSVVWDGHGSILTSATFTSFADNIVVSGITFVNSYNYPPSKNVNPVMPAVAARISGDQSAFRECGFLGYQDTLLDDKGKHYFMLCTIEGAVDFIFGNGQSIYEKCNISLNVGIPNPGSTGYIAAQARQSPEQRSGFVFKGCSVGGEGHALLGRAWKPYSRVIYYASSLSNVVVPRGWDAWDFVGQESRITFVDEDCWGAGSNKSERVTWEKTLTPQELDSFTSISYIDTGGWIRKLPIHIN from the exons ATGGCCAGATTTCTGCTGTGTGCATTATTCACTTGTACAGTTGTTTTTGTGTGTAACCGATTCACAAATGGCATAGAAGATATGCCAACAATCAATGTGGATAAGTCACAAAATTCGAGCTTTTCTAGTATTCAAGCAGCCATCGATTCTGTTCCTTCAAACAACAAGAACTGGATTTCCATCTCTGTCTCAGCTGGAGTTTACAA TGAACAGGTGGAAATTCCTTCAGAAAAGCCATTTATTTATGTAAAAGGAGAGGGAATGGATAGAACTAGTGTTGTATGGGATGGGCATGGTTCTATCTTGACTTCGGCAACTTTTACTTCCTTCGCTGACAATATTGTTGTCTCAGGAATCACTTTTGTG AACTCTTACAATTATCCTCCAAGCAAGAACGTGAATCCGGTGATGCCGGCGGTGGCGGCGAGGATCTCCGGCGACCAATCGGCCTTCCGCGAGTGTGGTTTCTTGGGGTATCAGGACACATTGTTGGACGATAAGGGCAAACACTACTTCATGCTTTGCACCATTGAAGGAGCCGTGGATTTCATCTTTGGAAATGGTCAATCCATTTACGAG AAATGCAACATATCATTGAACGTAGGAATACCAAACCCTGGTTCAACCGGTTACATAGCTGCACAGGCAAGACAAAGTCCGGAGCAAAGAAGTGGGTTTGTGTTCAAAGGGTGCAGCGTGGGCGGAGAGGGCCACGCCCTCCTCGGTAGAGCGTGGAAGCCTTACTCTCGAGTCATCTACTACGCCTCCTCTCTCTCAAACGTCGTCGTTCCACGTGGCTGGGACGCCTGGGATTTCGTCGGCCAAGA GAGCAGAATAACTTTCGTGGATGAAGACTGCTGGGGAGCAGGATCCAACAAGTCGGAGCGCGTAACATGGGAGAAAACCCTAACGCCGCAAGAGCTCGACTCCTTTACTAGCATCTCTTACATCGACACTGGAGGCTGGATTCGCAAGCTGCCTATACACATTAATTGA
- the LOC131025687 gene encoding probable pectinesterase 29, translated as MWRNLQSIFTVLVFCLGLRNCELQRHNRKLEDARTINVPSSSFSNIQAAIDSVPSNNSNWIIIDIKAGIYKEQVKISADRPLIHLKGEVGKTSIVWNASGSIFDSATFDSLAPNILVTGITFVNSYNYPLSNGGNPAKPAVAAKISGDKSALYDCSFLGYQDTLYDYDGRHYFKNCNITGAVDFIFGNGQSIYEECTISVDRGAQGNNFVGYITAQGRENPNVGSGFVFNNCNVIGNAKMYLGRAWRPYARVIFYNSFLSDIIVSQGWDSWYNGGDEAKLTFAEEQCRGLGSDKSSRVKWEKSLSQEELQSFTSISYIDKEGWMSKLPSHSH; from the exons ATGTGGAGGAATTTGCAAAGTATATTCACGGTTTTGGTATTTTGTTTAGGGTTGAGAAATTGTGAGCTGCAAAGACATAATAGAAAATTAGAAGATGCGAGAACAATCAATGTGCCGTCATCGAGCTTCTCTAATATTCAAGCAGCCATTGATTCTGTTCCTTCAAACAATAGTAATTGGATCATCATTGATATCAAGGCCGGGATTTACAA GGAGCAGGTGAAGATCTCTGCAGACAGGCCATTAATTCATCTAAAAGGAGAAGTTGGGAAAACGTCGATAGTGTGGAATGCAAGCGGCTCAATATTCGATTCTGCAACTTTTGATTCCCTCGCTCCTAATATTCTTGTCACAGGAATTACTTTTGTG AACTCTTACAATTATCCATTAAGCAACGGCGGAAATCCGGCGAAGCCGGCGGTGGCGGCAAAGATCTCAGGCGACAAATCAGCTTTGTATGATTGTAGCTTTTTGGGGTATCAAGATACATTGTACGATTACGATGGCCGCCATTATTTTAAGAATTGCAACATTACTGGAGCTGTTGATTTTATATTTGGGAATGGCCAATCTATTTATGAG GAGTGCACCATATCAGTGGATCGTGGTGCACAAGGCAACAATTTTGTAGGTTACATCACTGCCCAGGGAAGAGAAAATCCAAATGTTGGTAGTGGTTTTGTATTCAATAATTGCAATGTAATTGGAAATGCGAAGATGTATCTTGGAAGAGCTTGGAGGCCTTATGCTAGAGTCATATTTTACAACTCATTTCTCTCGGACATCATCGTTTCTCAAGGATGGGATTCTTGGTATAATGGTGGCGATGA AGCTAAGTTAACTTTTGCTGAGGAACAATGCCGTGGATTAGGTTCGGATAAGTCTAGCCGAGTGAAGTGGGAGAAAAGCCTTAGCCAAGAGGAGTTGCAGTCATTTACTAGCATCTCTTACATTGACAAGGAAGGATGGATGTCCAAACTACCTTCTCATTCTCATTAG
- the LOC131024157 gene encoding UDP-glycosyltransferase 87A1-like isoform X1: protein MAGGNCGCHIVALPYPGRGHINPMLNLCRVILDSRPEISVSFIVTEEWLGLLAATPPTPNFRFHTVPNVIPSEIGRGNDFPGFMDAVLTRLEAPVEQLLDRLPPPKPTLIIYDTYLTWAVAVGGRRNIPVASFYTMSATVFSIFYHSHLIFQHRHSPSNIADDEEGEENLVDYIPGVPPIRVTDLPTPIHGKGNEVFPQALQAIQSAPKAQYLLFTSLYELESQVIDALRQKIPTKIYTLGLAIPTLSSTTDERPYYLKWLDAQSKDSVLYISQGSFLSVSKAQFEEIVAGVGRSGVRFLWVGRGEEDGLEEKCGGRGLVVPWCDQLKVLSHPSVGGFWSHCGWNSTKEGAFAGLPMLTFPIFWDQVTNSKMVVEEWGFGMRVKKEDDSLVRGDEIGELVLRVMESESEEAKERRRRAKEIQQICKSASGVGGSSHKDLMAFIKDISGCST from the exons ATGGCCGGAGGGAATTGCGGCTGCCACATCGTAGCGTTGCCGTACCCCGGCAGAGGCCACATCAATCCTATGCTCAACCTCTGCCGCGTCATACTCGACTCCCGCCCCGAAATCAGCGTTTCCTTCATCGTCACAGAGGAGTGGCTCGGCCTCCTCGCCGCCACGCCGCCAACCCCTAACTTCAGATTCCACACAGTACCTAACGTCATTCCCTCCGAGATAGGCCGAGGCAACGACTTCCCCGGCTTCATGGACGCCGTTCTCACAAGATTGGAGGCGCCGGTGGAGCAGCTCCTGGACCGCCTTCCTCCGCCGAAGCCCACCCTCATTATATACGACACCTACTTAACCTGGGCGGTGGCAGTCGGTGGTCGCCGGAATATTCCGGTTGCTTCCTTTTATACCATGTCAGCCACCGTCTTCTCCATCTTCTACCACTCTCACCTCATCTTCCAACACCGCCATTCCCCTTCCAATATTGCAG ATGATGAAGAAGGAGAGGAAAACTTAGTAGACTACATTCCTGGAGTTCCCCCAATAAGAGTCACAGATCTTCCAACTCCAATCCATGGCAAAGGCAATGAAGTTTTTCCTCAAGCTTTACAAGCAATTCAATCAGCACCAAAAGCTCAATATCTTCTCTTCACTTCCCTTTATGAGCTAGAATCCCAAGTTATTGATGCTTTAAGACAAAAAATTCCGACCAAAATCTACACATTAGGCCTTGCCATACCTACCTTGAGTTCCACGACTGATGAGAGGCCATACTACCTCAAATGGCTGGATGCTCAGTCTAAGGATTCTGTTCTTTACATCTCACAAGGTAGCTTCCTCTCAGTTTCAAAAGCTCAATTTGAGGAGATCGTTGCTGGGGTGGGTCGTAGTGGGGTTCGTTTCTTGTGGGTGGGGCGGGGGGAGGAGGATGGCCTTGAAGAGAAGTGTGGGGGTAGAGGGCTAGTAGTCCCTTGGTGTGATCAGTTGAAGGTGCTGTCACACCCCTCTGTAGGGGGTTTCTGGTCGCATTGTGGATGGAACTCGACTAAAGAAGGCGCGTTTGCAGGCCTTCCCATGCTGACATTCCCAATATTTTGGGATCAAGTTACTAATAGTAAGATGGTGGTGGAAGAGTGGGGGTTTGGAATGAGAGTGAAGAAGGAGGATGATAGTTTGGTGAGAGGGGATGAGATTGGTGAGCTTGTGTTGAGGGTTATGGAATCGGAGAGCGAGGAGGCCAAGGAGAGAAGAAGAAGGGCCAAGGAGATCCAGCAGATTTGTAAGAGTGCAAGTGGTGTGGGGGGATCTTCTCATAAGGATCTTATGGCTTTCATTAAAGACATTTCTGGATGTTCAACTTAG
- the LOC131024157 gene encoding UDP-glycosyltransferase 87A1-like isoform X2, which produces MAGGNCGCHIVALPYPGRGHINPMLNLCRVILDSRPEISVSFIVTEEWLGLLAATPPTPNFRFHTVPNVIPSEIGRGNDFPGFMDAVLTRLEAPVEQLLDRLPPPKPTLIIYDTYLTWAVAVGGRRNIPVASFYTMSATVFSIFYHSHLIFQHRHSPSNIAEGEENLVDYIPGVPPIRVTDLPTPIHGKGNEVFPQALQAIQSAPKAQYLLFTSLYELESQVIDALRQKIPTKIYTLGLAIPTLSSTTDERPYYLKWLDAQSKDSVLYISQGSFLSVSKAQFEEIVAGVGRSGVRFLWVGRGEEDGLEEKCGGRGLVVPWCDQLKVLSHPSVGGFWSHCGWNSTKEGAFAGLPMLTFPIFWDQVTNSKMVVEEWGFGMRVKKEDDSLVRGDEIGELVLRVMESESEEAKERRRRAKEIQQICKSASGVGGSSHKDLMAFIKDISGCST; this is translated from the exons ATGGCCGGAGGGAATTGCGGCTGCCACATCGTAGCGTTGCCGTACCCCGGCAGAGGCCACATCAATCCTATGCTCAACCTCTGCCGCGTCATACTCGACTCCCGCCCCGAAATCAGCGTTTCCTTCATCGTCACAGAGGAGTGGCTCGGCCTCCTCGCCGCCACGCCGCCAACCCCTAACTTCAGATTCCACACAGTACCTAACGTCATTCCCTCCGAGATAGGCCGAGGCAACGACTTCCCCGGCTTCATGGACGCCGTTCTCACAAGATTGGAGGCGCCGGTGGAGCAGCTCCTGGACCGCCTTCCTCCGCCGAAGCCCACCCTCATTATATACGACACCTACTTAACCTGGGCGGTGGCAGTCGGTGGTCGCCGGAATATTCCGGTTGCTTCCTTTTATACCATGTCAGCCACCGTCTTCTCCATCTTCTACCACTCTCACCTCATCTTCCAACACCGCCATTCCCCTTCCAATATTGCAG AAGGAGAGGAAAACTTAGTAGACTACATTCCTGGAGTTCCCCCAATAAGAGTCACAGATCTTCCAACTCCAATCCATGGCAAAGGCAATGAAGTTTTTCCTCAAGCTTTACAAGCAATTCAATCAGCACCAAAAGCTCAATATCTTCTCTTCACTTCCCTTTATGAGCTAGAATCCCAAGTTATTGATGCTTTAAGACAAAAAATTCCGACCAAAATCTACACATTAGGCCTTGCCATACCTACCTTGAGTTCCACGACTGATGAGAGGCCATACTACCTCAAATGGCTGGATGCTCAGTCTAAGGATTCTGTTCTTTACATCTCACAAGGTAGCTTCCTCTCAGTTTCAAAAGCTCAATTTGAGGAGATCGTTGCTGGGGTGGGTCGTAGTGGGGTTCGTTTCTTGTGGGTGGGGCGGGGGGAGGAGGATGGCCTTGAAGAGAAGTGTGGGGGTAGAGGGCTAGTAGTCCCTTGGTGTGATCAGTTGAAGGTGCTGTCACACCCCTCTGTAGGGGGTTTCTGGTCGCATTGTGGATGGAACTCGACTAAAGAAGGCGCGTTTGCAGGCCTTCCCATGCTGACATTCCCAATATTTTGGGATCAAGTTACTAATAGTAAGATGGTGGTGGAAGAGTGGGGGTTTGGAATGAGAGTGAAGAAGGAGGATGATAGTTTGGTGAGAGGGGATGAGATTGGTGAGCTTGTGTTGAGGGTTATGGAATCGGAGAGCGAGGAGGCCAAGGAGAGAAGAAGAAGGGCCAAGGAGATCCAGCAGATTTGTAAGAGTGCAAGTGGTGTGGGGGGATCTTCTCATAAGGATCTTATGGCTTTCATTAAAGACATTTCTGGATGTTCAACTTAG
- the LOC131024156 gene encoding 60S ribosomal protein L13a-4-like, which produces MVSGSGICAKRVVVDARNHMLGRLASILAKELLNGQKVVVVRCEEICLSGGLVRQKMKYLRFLRKRMNTKPSHGPIHFRAPSKILWRTIRGMIPHKTKRGEAALARLKVYEGVPPPYDKIKRMVIPDALKVLRLQAGHKYCLLGRLSSEVGWNHYDTIRELEKKRKDRAQATYERKKQLIKLRVKAEKIAQEKLGSQLDVIAPIKY; this is translated from the exons ATGGTGTCGGGTTCAGGGATCTGCGCGAAGAGGGTGGTGGTGGACGCCAGGAACCACATGCTCGGCCGCCTCGCCTCCATTTTGGCGAAGGAACTCCTGAACGGGCAGAAGGTCGTCGTCGTCCGCTGCGAGGAAATCTGCCTCTCCGGCGGCCTCGTTCGGCAGAAAATGAAGTACCTGCGCTTCCTCCGCAAGCGTATGAACACCAAGCCCTCTCATGGCCCCATCCACTTCCGCGCTCCTTCGAAGATTCTCTGGAGGACTATTCGTGG TATGATTCCTCACAAGACTAAGAGAGGAGAAGCTGCTCTTGCTCGTCTTAAGGTTTATGAGGGTGTACCTCCACCGTATGATAAGATAAAGAGGATGGTTATTCCAGATGCTCTCAA GGTTTTGAGGCTCCAAGCTGGGCACAAGTATTGCCTATTGGGACGACTGTCATCGGAAGTGGGATGGAACCACTATGATACTATCAGG GAGTTGGAGAAGAAGAGGAAAGACAGAGCTCAGGCAACATATGAGAGGAAGAAGCAGTTGATTAAATTGAGGGTTAAAGCTGAAAAGATTGCGCAAGAGAAGCTTGGTTCCCAACTTGACGTTATTGCTCCGATCAAATATTAA